A window of Bacilli bacterium PM5-9 genomic DNA:
CCTTTTTAAATATTTTGGTCGATATAATTATAACAGAGTATTTGTCTTTTATAATGTATAAAAAATATAAAAGGATGAAGCAACTAATATTTTTTAAATATTAGTTATTCCACCCTATAAATTGTAGCACCGAATAAAAAAAGACCATTGGTCTTTTTTTATCTTATATTAATTGGTTTAATTTGTTTAACGATATTTGTTTGTGATTGAGTTCTAAAATAGTTTATCATATACTCCTCGAAAAACTTTACAGAAGGAGTTTTTATTTTGCTTTTGTTTGTAGCCATTAAAACTGTCCAAGGCACTTCAGGAACTAACTCTCTAACAATTGCATCAGTGCCAATTAGTTTTGGTGCAACTGGTGCAGGCATAATTGCAACTGAATCAGTATTTTTAACAATATCAATTATTAAATCCCACTGTGATGTTTGAAAAGTAATATTTGGGTGTAAGAATTGATTTTTAAACATTTCTGTAATTGTTTTATGTAAAACGAAATTTTCTGAGAAAATAATTTGTTTTTCATTAGAGATATCAAATAGCGATACCTTTGATTTAACACTAATTGGTAAACTATTATTAATAACGGCAACTAATTTATCTTCATATAAAGTAGTTGTATTAAAAAAGTCATACGCCAATGGTTCAATTAAAATAGCAATATCAATATCACCATTAGCAAGCTGGTTTTGAAGTTCCATTGCACCTTCTTCAACAATATTTAACTGAATATTAGGATAATCACTAATAAACTCCAAAATACATTTATTGAATAAAAGTGAAATGATTAAAGGTGGAATACCTATTTTCACATTACCTTTGAAACCTTGTTTTATTTCTTCTAAGGCATATAAAAAGTTGTTATGCATTTCTAATAATTGAATGGAGTGATTATAAATATATTCACCCTCTTTTGTTAGACCGATATATCGACCTTTATTTTTATTAAA
This region includes:
- a CDS encoding DNA-binding transcriptional LysR family regulator (product_source=COG0583; cath_funfam=1.10.10.10,3.40.190.10; cog=COG0583; pfam=PF00126,PF03466; superfamily=46785,53850), producing the protein MDIKHLDYFREIVDSQFNLSKAASKLHITQPSLSMLVTSWEKQYGIKLFNKNKGRYIGLTKEGEYIYNHSIQLLEMHNNFLYALEEIKQGFKGNVKIGIPPLIISLLFNKCILEFISDYPNIQLNIVEEGAMELQNQLANGDIDIAILIEPLAYDFFNTTTLYEDKLVAVINNSLPISVKSKVSLFDISNEKQIIFSENFVLHKTITEMFKNQFLHPNITFQTSQWDLIIDIVKNTDSVAIMPAPVAPKLIGTDAIVRELVPEVPWTVLMATNKSKIKTPSVKFFEEYMINYFRTQSQTNIVKQIKPINIR